Below is a window of Nostoc sp. KVJ3 DNA.
CAGTTAGCAAAGGAAGTTTCAGAAAAGGCTCAAGGCTGTGTTTCCGCTCCTATTTTAATGGTATGTAGTGAAGCAGATCGCGCTGTTAACCTTTCCAAACAACAAGATTTTTTCCGAAAGGTAGTTAAACAGCAACCGAAATCCTGGTATTACTGTTTCGATGATTCGCTTCACATTGAACACCGAATGATGACAAAACTGGAAGACAATGATTATGAGGAGCTTGTAATTACTCTTGCGAAAGCATTTGTTGAGAGTGATTTGACTTGGGTAGAGTTTGAGCAAATAGCAAAGCAGATAACCCAGGGACAAACCTATGACCAAATCATGCTCAAACTCAACTTTGATGGACAAGTTTCTCAACAGCTAGCTGCAATGATGACTCAAGCTTTTGGCTGTGAGCATCTCAACTGCATCGATCCAGATTCCTAAACCCACGGTCTTCCTTAAAATGCCCAATTTGGCAGCAATTGAACGCACTCTGTAAAGCCATCACTCTTTCTTACTTTCTTGCGCTTAATGCCTGCTTGCTCAGTTGCATCACAATATTTTGGGGCAATGGGTCTATGACAGCATCAGTCGGCAGAGATGTAATAAAAGCTGTCACCTCTTCCCCAGTTTTATATTTCCCTTCACTCCAAGCATCAGCAATCTGTTTAGCTATTTTATTAGCATCCTCTCGCTGATTATGTGCAGTAATGCACTGAATATCGTGGCCGGTAAATGAAATCCAAGTCTGCCAAAGTTTTGTAATAGGATGCTGCACAATACCTGTAGTCAGTTCATTTTCCTCAAGAACTGGTTTTTTCTTACTACGACCAAATCCTTTAAACATAGCTGTATTTAGGAAACGCTATTTTAAAATGCCCAAAATCAACACAGCGATCGCACGGCAGGAGTTGGAATTGAGTTTAATTTGGAAGTGGCGATGCCTGCGACGGGCTATTCGGTGTCGCCATTTAATCAAAGATAATGGAGAACAATGGGGGCAGCCTTTTGGGTAGGGTGGCTCACTCATGCTTTATACCGTACCACTTGCCTACGGCACGCTCCGCGAACGTGGATATTGCGGGAGCAAAGCGTCTTCAAGAGTTGGCGTGCAGGTACTCTTTCACATTCCAATTTTTTACTCCTGAACCATTAACTCTTGTAGCAACGCATCATTTATCCTTTGTGCCTCTGTCCCACTACTTTCTCTAATATCAAAAGCTTGCTGCACTATGGTTTGAACTGACTTTGGCAATGATTCAAATTTTTCCGAATTGAGTATGACGAGGCGGCAACCAGGATAAGGCATAAAATCAGTAAACGGTTCCATCCCCAATGTAATAAGAGTTTTGCTAAGTTCGGCGATGGGATGATGAGGCTTTTGGTTGTCCTCACTGCGGTTGATTTCTGATGCCATATAGCCGCAAAACCAACTTAAAGTGTCAATATCTTTCTGCAATGCTGCCAAAATCCCCGTTACTACTCGTTGGTTCAGCTTAACAGGCAGGTTGTCAAAAATTTGGTCTAAGGCTTCTGGACTGCGTTGTTGGCAATAACGCACCGCAGATTCAACAAGTTTATCGATTTTGGTGGGTTGGGGTTGTCCAAATCCCTTTGCACACATGGCACTGCCTCAAAATTTACGTGCTGGAAGACGCGATTTTAACAGAAACAGATTTGTTGGTACGGGAGTAATACCAGAATTGTAGTAACGTTACTCCCTAAGAAGCAGTCAAAGTTTCATAGTCGATTCGATACTTGAATTAATCGATTGTGGCTTTGCAGTGATTGGATTGCCAGTGGTAAAGCAATTAATCTATGGCGCTACTTTTTCTTTAAACTGTTTACCAGCAGAAAATGCAGGTACTTTGGTCGCTGGAATAGTCATTGGCTCATTGGTTTTCGGATTACGCCCCTCGCGCTCTGAGCGATCGCGTCGCTCAAATGACCCAAAACCAATGAGCGTTACTTTATCCCCATTGGCTACAGCTTCGGTAACAACTGACAAAAAAGCACTTATGACTTCATCAGCTTGCTTTTTCGTGATGTTGGTCTTTGCTGCTACAGCATCCACTAATTCGCCTTTGTTCATAAATCACTCTGAAGTATTGCAGAAAATCTAGCATTACTATCCCTAGTTATGAAAGGGGAAAATGAATAACAATCAAGCAGCATACGAAAATTAACAATGCACGGCTACTGCTGTAGCGACTTTCAGTAGATCGAAAACTTTGGTAAGTTGGCGGAATAATAAGGATTTTAGCCGATGTTTGGGACTAACACAAGCGTTCATTTGCGATCGCCACCGGAAAGGGCGGGTACGCCATCGCAGCAGAGTTAATTCACAACAGGATTACTCGAACAGCAGATTATAAGAGGATTCCAGCGAATTCTATACACTGGCTCAAATGAGCAATTGGTAAGGCTTCTAGAAATTTTTTCGATCTACTGAAGTTAATATCTTTGACTTCAACTTAGTATAAATTTCTGGCATTGCGAATTGGGAAAAGCAGCGAATTGTTATGAGGGACTTTTTTGCGTCTTTGATCTCGGTGTAAACGCCCACTGTCGTCGAGCGCATGAATTACTGATAGGGAGGATCGTACTCCTTTTTCACTCTCCACCTCCCTGAATAATTTGAGTTAATTCATTGCGGCTATGATTTGCTTCTGACCAAAAAGTATTGGTTTTCCCGAAAACAATCATCAATTCCTCTCGATAGCGTTATACAACATCAAGTTGATGGGAATACTAATGTCAGTAAGGAAAACAAATTCTGTCATAAGGTATGTAGAGATGGCGACTGTGAACTCTATCCCATCATTCCAGGATATCAAATTAACTCTCAACTGTACGCTGGCTCCAGAACCAACGTATATCAAGCTATCCGCCAATCAGACCAACTTCCAGTCGTTATTAAATTTCTGACCTTAGAGTATCCCAGCTTTAACGAATTACTACAATTTCGCCATCAGTATACAATCAGTAAAAATCTCAACATTGCTGGAATTATTCATCCTTTATCGCTAGAAACCTATGGCAATAGCTATATTTTGGTGATGGCAGATATCGGAGAAATTTCTTTAAGAGAATACATTAAAAACTCAAGTTTATCCTTAATAGAATTTTTAAATATTGCTATTCAACTAGCCCGTATTATCCACGATTTACACGAAAGTCGCATTATTCATAAAGATATTAAACCAGCAAATATTCTGATTTATCCCCAGACAAGACAAATTCAACTCATTGACTTTAGTATTGCTTCGTTATTACCTAAAGAAACCCAAGAAATTAAAAATCCAAATGTTTTAGAAGGAACTCTCGCCTATATTTCCCCAGAACAAACAGGCAGAATGAACCGTGGTATCGACTACCGCAGCGATTATTATTCTCTGGGTGTAACATTCTATGAAATATTAA
It encodes the following:
- a CDS encoding HU family DNA-binding protein produces the protein MNKGELVDAVAAKTNITKKQADEVISAFLSVVTEAVANGDKVTLIGFGSFERRDRSEREGRNPKTNEPMTIPATKVPAFSAGKQFKEKVAP